The sequence below is a genomic window from candidate division WOR-3 bacterium.
GAAGTGCGCGTCCTCAGACAGAAGCCCGCATAGGAGAAAGGAACCATGGCAAAACGCGGCATTCTCGCGACCGTGACCTGCGCCGGCTGAGCGTCCAAGCTGGGCAAGGCGCAGTTAGCGCAAGCGCTCGAAGGGCTCAGACCCCAGAACGACCCGCGGCTGCTCGTCGGCATCAGCACGGCCGACGACGCGGGCGTGTTCCTGCTGCAGGACGGGCTGGCGCTGGTCCAGACCGTTGACCTGCTGACGCCGATGGTCGAGGATCCGTACACGTTCGGCCGGATTGCGGCCGCCAACTCGCTCTCGGACGTCTACGCGATGGGCGGGAAGCCGCTGACGGTTCTGAACATAGTCGGCTTTCCTGGCCCGATGGACAAGAAGGTGCTGGCCGAGATACTGCGCGGCGGGCAGGATACGGTGACCGAGGCCGGCGCAGTCATTGCCGGCGGACACACGTTCAACGAGAAGGAAATCAAGTTCGGACTGTCGGTTACCGGCTGGATCGACCCGAAGCGGATTGTCACCAACGCGGCGGCAAAGATCGGAGACGTGCTGGTGCTGACCAAGCCCCTCGGCTGCGGCGTATTCGCTCAGGCGATGATGACGCAGGACGAGGTCGACGCGGAGCTGTACAAGGCCGCCACTGCCTCCATGATGCAACTCAACCGGGTGGCGTCGGAGATAATGCTCGCCTGCGACGTCCACTCGGCCACCGACATTACTGGGTACGGTTTCCTGGGCCACGCTCAGGAGATGGCCCAGGGTAGCGGAGTGCGACTGCGGTTCAATGCTCCCGCAATTCCCCTGCTGCCCAGGGTCTTGGCGTTGGCCGAGACGCTTGTAGATGCGGGCGTAGTGATGAACGAGAGTTCGTTCGGCGACAAGGTGGAGTGGATGGGTGACATCAAACCGGCGCTGAGGAACATACTCTGGGAATCTCAGAGTTCGGGTGGGCTGCTTGTAGCACTGCCCGAGAACCGCGTCACCGAACTCCAGCGCCGGGCGCAGGACTCGGACATCCTCGCTGCCGTAGTCGGCTCGGTCGACGCCGGCAGGCCCGGTACCATAGAAGTCTCGGTGTAGGCAGCCTTCCGGCCTTACTGGCCCGGTACCGAGACTCTGGGTCTCTGTGTCCGTTCAAAAACCGCCTTTGGGATGTAGCCCTGGGTGCGAGTGCGCCCCCCTGAACTTAAGCCCGCCGGGCGCGGCTGACCGTCCTCGGCCTACGGATTGCAGCTGGCGCTGATGACAGGGCAGACGCGGCCCACAATCTGCTATCCGAAATCCCTAGTGCTGGACAGGGATGTCAAATCGGCGGGGCGGGAACTTGCGGTTTGTGGTCTGAGGCCGGACAACTGCTCACTACTACCTTCCTAACTGCTCACTCGCTGCCTGCGGCAGCGCGATGTCCCGAGGCTTCCTGGAATGGGGTGCCTGTCCCTGGACCGACATGTCCCTGGACCGACAGCATCTTGACGCGTCTTGGAACCTAATAAGCATCGTGTCGCCGTTGCTCGGAAGTCCGGACTTCCTAGGGCAACTTGAACTCGCAGTAGTAGGTCTCGTCCGGCGATTCCAGTAGTGAAGCCGTCACCACTCCCGTGGGTGTCTGCCTAAGCAGGCAGTGTTTCGCTTCTCTGTTCTGGAACCTGCTCGGCAGGGCATATCTGCGTGTGCTGTGGTCATTGACGCCGACCTTGTAGACAATCGGCTGGCTCTCGTCCCAGAGCACCAGGGCGTAGCCGTAGTCATCCGTAACCAGGAAGTCCGCGATTCGCGCCTTGAAGTTCTGTTTGAAGGTCTCCAGTATGTAGCGTTCCGGGTCCTTAGTCCGGTCGATGGCGGGAACCGTCACCGGCGGCTCATCGAATATCCGTATCGAGTCGCGCAGCGACGCATTCTCGTCGTAGGCGTATATCTTTCCCGAGTACTGGTCGCTCAGGTAGTATCTGCCGCGATGGTACCTGACCAGCCCACCACGACTCAGGTAGCCGAGTCTGAGCGTCTCAAACCGTGGAGCCAGTCTGCCCCAGAATCCTTTGAACTCGCCGGCGAGCGAGTAGGCCGCAAACTGGTACGTGTTTCTCTCGTAGAACTGGTCGGTGAACGGATTCGCGTCAGCGGGCGTGTTCTCGTCGAGTAACTGGGTTCCCTGCGGCCAGCCCCTGATATACGGAAGGAACATCATACCGCCTTGGGGCACGAAAGAGGCACTCCCGTGGGTGTATGACCCGGGCGTATTGTCAGGATAGTGCTCGAAGCTCACGAATCCCAGCACGGAGTTGTTGCTGATGCTCTTTCTGATGATCACGGGTGAGTTAGAGATTCCTACGTTCGTGTCGTTATTCGTCACTTCCATCGAGATGGCCGGGAGCGAGGCCGTGATCAGCAGGGTCGTGTCGTCGGTGAAAAACTGGGTGAGGTACATCGGATTGACCAGGTTCATCTGCTTCAGTGATCGGTACGCGGACGGCGGTAGGCTGATGAACTTCATTTCCTCACTTGAGTCGGGGTGGAGAGCAATCAGCATCTTGCCGTTCGTCAGGTCAAAGACGTATACGTAGTACGTCAGCCTGTCCCAGAATGCGAACCGCGTGCCAGAAGGATTGACGCTGACGTGGGAGGTCGTCGAAAGCGGGTACTCATCGGTGTCCAAGAGCTTCAGTCGCCTCGCGACCGCAGGCCTGTATGAACTCGTCTTGATACGGGTCAGCCTGGGTCTGATGCTCGCCGGCCGTTCTGCCTTGGGCTTGGAAGTGTCGGAAATGAACCACGCAACTGTCGCGGCGTCTACGGAGCCCATGAGCGAGTATGAAGACAGCATCTCTCCGGTCTTGACGGCGAACTTCGCTACGAACGGCACCTGCAGCATTCCGGCGGAGAATACGAAGGACTTCAGAAGCCCGGTATCTGCGGCGATGTTGTAGTCGCTACTGAAGGTTCGCCTCCTCAGATACGACTGCGCCGCGCGTCTCTTCTCGGACACGGCCAGGGTGACGATGTCTGACTTCACGCCTGCCTGCCGCAGAAGCTTGGTGAACGGGTTGATGCCTCCTTCAATTCTCGCGGCGGTCATCGGCGGCACGATGAAGACGTAGATGGTATCGGACTTGAATGGGATGCTCAGGCCTTTGAGGAATTGGGTCACGGCCCTATTGCTGTTCTCGACCTGACTCATGCGATGCAACTGCGTCTCGCGCGGCGTCTCGATGGCCGAAGCGGCTGCAGCCAGGCAGAATGAGACAAACAACGCGTTCATGTATTTCACAGGACCTTCCTATCTCGCAATGACGACTATGGTGACCGCTGACGGCTCACGGCTGACAGCTTGTGGCTTGTGGCCCGCGGGCAGCGCCCGCGCCAATCTGCAATCTGCAGTCTGCAATCTGAAATGCCTTGTGGGAGCTTCCCGCAATGGGGTGCCTCTTCCCGCTTCCCCTTCCAATCACTCCTAGCGCAGAAGAACGACTCTGTAGACTGCCAGGTCATCACGGACCACGTACACGCCGGTGCGTGCCGCTGCTGCCCGGACTCGGCTCCCTGCTGGCGTGTACCAGGTCGCGCCCGGTTCTCCGGCCCGGAGTACTCGGGTCGAGGTAGAGGTGACCGCTCGATGCGGTTCCCAATCCGCGGGTTCCGCGGTCCTGACACCGGGGCGGGGCAGCACTACGACGTGCTTCCTCCCGCCATTGTTGGCCGGGTTCTGGTCCTGCGACCATTCGAGCGTGCAGCAGCACACGAGGCAGACGCCCGCGCTCTCGAAAACCGTGGGCATGTATAGCCAATAGACGGTGTCGGTCACGCCGACTGGCAGTACAAGATCACGACTGTCCGCGTAGCCGATGACTGAGTCCGGGCCGAAGAGCGTCAGGTGGAACGTGACGGAGGCCGGCACTACGGAGTAATTGCGAACGGCCACCCGGTCGAAAGTGTAGGTGTCGCCTACGAGTATCGTATCGAAGGGTTTGTAGTCAACCAGGCCGACATCATAGTCATACGATCCGGACCAAGCGGACGACGGAGTCAGGGCGCCGGACGCGCCCGCCACGAGCAGCAGGGACAGGGCCAGAATCTTCCTCACAATGCCTCCCGTACGTCAGCTAATGGTAAGGCCGCAGTGAAGAATGTCAACCGTCTTTGCCGTCAACCGCATCAAGGGGGCATGAAGCGGGGGTGTCTAATCGACGGGCGGAGAGCGGCTTTCGGCCTACGGCTGACGGCTTGCGGCCTGTGGCAGGCGGGCTACGCCCGCGCCAATCTGCAATCGACAATCTGCAATCTGAAATGCCTCGTGGAAGCTTCCCGAAATGGGGTGCTTGGCCCGATTCCTCCCTGTCCCTGATTCCTCTCCTGGTCTGCCCATTCCGCATTGCCACGGCATCCTCCTCTGGTATAATGCCGTGTGCTCGGAATCATCATCGGTGTAGTGTGTGCCGCCGCCGGCATCGGAGTGTCTGTCTACCTGTACAACAAGAGCGCCTCGAAGAGGCAAGCGGAGTGTATTAAGGACAAGGTGGACTTCTTGGCAGATAGAGTGGGTGAGTTGCAGGTCTATCTCGACGGGCTGCCTCAATCGAGTGGACGACTCCGGGATAGATATGAGGCCGGCAGGGCCGCGATGGACGCCTATCGGTGGGATGATGCGATTATGCACTTCAGAGAAGCACTAAAGCACGCGCATGGGACCGAACTGGTTGCGCTGTTCAGCCTGATCGGCGAGTGCTACTACAGACCGAGCAGGCTGCAGGAGGCGCTGGAGAACTTCGAACAGTCCAGCCGGCTGGCGGACCAGTTTGAGGATAGGCGAGGCAAGGCAGTGTCATTGGCCGACCTAGCGAGCGTCCACCGGGCGAAGGGCGAGCTTGACAAGGCGCTAGACTACCTCCAGGAGGCGCTCGTGATCAGCCAGCAGGTCCGCGACCGCTCCGGCGAGGTCCGTGTCCTTGGCTACGTCGGTACGATCTACAAAGACAAGGGTGAGCTGGACAAGGCCATGACACACTACGAACAGGCTCTCCAGATAGCCCGCGAACTCCAGAATAGGGAGTACGAGGCGGATTTGCTCAACAATATCGGGGTTGTCTATCGTGCGAAGGGCGACGCCGGCAATGCACTGCGTACGCACGAAGCGGCACTGGCGATTATCGGAGAATTGGGCGACGAACGTGGTCGTGCGGTTCAGCTCGGCAATGTAGCGTTGGTCCAGTATGACAGGTGTCAGTTCGATGAGGCCATGAACAACATGCGGAGGGTGCACGCAACCATGCGCGCCGTCGGCGACCGGCGCCGTGAGGCCGCGGCCCTGGGGAACATCGGGATGATCTACCGGGCCTTGGGCCAGCGTGACAAGGGCCTGAAGTGCTACGGGCAGGCATTGGAGATCGTCCGCGACATCGGCGACAGGAAGGGTGAGGCCATTCAGATGGGAAACTTGGGGCTTGTCCTTGCCGACGAGGGTGTGTGCGAACGGGCCGTGCCGTACCTCGTGCAAGCTCTGCACGCTTTCCTGTCCATCGGAGTGGCCGATGGGCCAAGGCAGTGTCTGTCAGGGCTCCACAAGTGCGCGGAGAAGCTGGGAAGCGGTCAGATGCACGCGTTGCTGAAAGAGGCCTGTGCTGATGAGGAATTCGTGACCGAGCTTGTGAAGCTCTTGGATGGAGTAGGTCGAGGGCCGGTGAAACCGAGCTGCTAGACGATTGGAGGGGGAGAGGGACACTTCCCATATCTCCCGCTGCCGTCAATGCCGGGGTCAATCCGACATCCATCGAGAGTAGGACACGCGGAACTTGGGTCATGTCAAATCGGCGGGGGAAACCGGCTTCCGGCTTACGGCTGACAGCTTGCGGCTTGAGCTTGTGCTTGCGCTTGGGCTAGCTTGACGCTTGCGGCTTGCGGCTTGAAGCTCGCGGGCTACGCCCGCGCCAATCTGCAATCTGCAGTCTGCAATCTGCAATGCCTCGTGGGAGCTTCCCGAAATGGGGTGCCTGGCCCTGGTCCACATCTTGACGCGCTTAGGAGGCAATTAAGTATCGTGTCCCCGTTTCTCCCCCCGCCTCCTGCCTCTTCACATCAGCTTCGCATTCGCGACGAGTTTCCGCGCGACCTCTAGGCATATAGTCCTGGAACTATCGTCCAGAGCCGCGAGCTTGATATGGTAGTGTTTGTTTGAGGGCAGTAACGCGCACGGAAGGCCGGAGAAGCCCGCGGCCGTCAGCGCGGCGGTGACTTCACCCATCTTGGCTGCATCAGCTGCGCCCAGACACAAGGTCGAGTGAGCCTGCCGAACCAAGCGCTTTCTGGCGGCGTCCAAAAGCG
It includes:
- the selD gene encoding selenide, water dikinase SelD; the encoded protein is MGKAQLAQALEGLRPQNDPRLLVGISTADDAGVFLLQDGLALVQTVDLLTPMVEDPYTFGRIAAANSLSDVYAMGGKPLTVLNIVGFPGPMDKKVLAEILRGGQDTVTEAGAVIAGGHTFNEKEIKFGLSVTGWIDPKRIVTNAAAKIGDVLVLTKPLGCGVFAQAMMTQDEVDAELYKAATASMMQLNRVASEIMLACDVHSATDITGYGFLGHAQEMAQGSGVRLRFNAPAIPLLPRVLALAETLVDAGVVMNESSFGDKVEWMGDIKPALRNILWESQSSGGLLVALPENRVTELQRRAQDSDILAAVVGSVDAGRPGTIEVSV
- a CDS encoding tetratricopeptide repeat protein, whose amino-acid sequence is MLGIIIGVVCAAAGIGVSVYLYNKSASKRQAECIKDKVDFLADRVGELQVYLDGLPQSSGRLRDRYEAGRAAMDAYRWDDAIMHFREALKHAHGTELVALFSLIGECYYRPSRLQEALENFEQSSRLADQFEDRRGKAVSLADLASVHRAKGELDKALDYLQEALVISQQVRDRSGEVRVLGYVGTIYKDKGELDKAMTHYEQALQIARELQNREYEADLLNNIGVVYRAKGDAGNALRTHEAALAIIGELGDERGRAVQLGNVALVQYDRCQFDEAMNNMRRVHATMRAVGDRRREAAALGNIGMIYRALGQRDKGLKCYGQALEIVRDIGDRKGEAIQMGNLGLVLADEGVCERAVPYLVQALHAFLSIGVADGPRQCLSGLHKCAEKLGSGQMHALLKEACADEEFVTELVKLLDGVGRGPVKPSC